The following are from one region of the Salvia splendens isolate huo1 chromosome 2, SspV2, whole genome shotgun sequence genome:
- the LOC121782509 gene encoding putative DNA glycosylase At3g47830 isoform X2: MRKRKQSSAESPKTTVNSSGAAGKSPFPDHSRPTHEECLSVRDELLSLHGFPPEFLKYRNQRLEAKSQLKKAKPLEDEGEKDGIESVLDGLVKTILSQNTTELNSDRAFASLRKAFPTWQHVLEAESKHVEDAIRCGGLAPTKSSCIKNLLSVLLEKRGKLCMEYLREMSIEEVKAELSLLKGIGPKTVSCVLLFNLQHDDFPVDTHIFQIAKGMGWVPGVADVKTTYLHLNQRIPPELKFDLNCLLYTHGKACRRCSYRKVGKKNKEAENSDCPLLAYSEGCKFENESLNLI; this comes from the exons ATGCGTAAAAGAAAGCAATCCTCCGCCGAATCGCCCAAAACAACCGTGAACAGTAGCGGCGCCGCCGGAAAGAGTCCATTTCCGGATCATTCTCGGCCAACCCATGAAGAATGCTTGTCCGTAAGAGATGAACTCTTGTCCCTCCATGGATTCCCCCCAGAATTCTTGAAATATCGCAACCAAAGATTGGAAGCAAAATCTCAACTCAAAAAGGCCAAGCCTTTGGAAGATGAGGGAGAAAAGGATGGAATTGAGAGTGTTTTGGATGGTTTAGTGAAAACCATACTGTCCCAAAACACCACTGAGCTTAATTCGGATAGGGCTTTTGCTTCACTCAGGAAAGCTTTCCCCACTTGGCAACAT GTTCTTGAGGCAGAGTCTAAACATGTCGAGGATGCAATAAGATGTGGAGGTCTTGCTCCGACAAAGTCTTCATGTATAAAGAACTTGTTGAGTGTGTTGCTTGAGAAAAGAGGGAAATTGTGCATGGAGTATTTGCGAGAGATGTCCATTGAGGAGGTCAAGGCAGAGCTTTCTCTTTTGAAGGGAATTGGTCCCAAAACC GTGTCATGTGTCCTGCTGTTTAATTTACAACACGACGATTTCCCAGTGGACACACAT ATTTTCCAAATAGCTAAGGGAATGGGTTGGGTGCCAGGTGTTGCCGATGTCAAGACTACATATCTCCATCTCAATCAGCGGATTCCACCCGAACTGAAATTCGATCTCAACTGTCTTCTGTATACTCACGGTAAGGCGTGtcggagatgctcttataggaAAGTAGGCAAGAAAAATAAGGAAGCCGAAAACAGCGACTG